Genomic segment of Dromiciops gliroides isolate mDroGli1 chromosome 3, mDroGli1.pri, whole genome shotgun sequence:
ATCactctttaaaattttcttccctGGGCCTTGACCTAAATTTCTCTTTATCTCAGCATTCCTTCatctttggggaggggagggcactCAAGTTCTTGGTACGTCCTAAGCATTTCCTGCTCTGAGCTTATCCTTCTGAGTCACTTGCTTGAACATTTAAAGGCTTTGTTCCCAGCTAGTTCTTCCAGAGGCTCTGTCATTTCCCATTACTCACCTGGTAAAGCTGGTCGTTAGTCAGCAGAGTCTGTTTGTCTGAAGCTATGCAAAGGAAGACAAAGGGACAGTCAGTGGGAGTCAGACCCCTGGAAAGGCAAACAAGCCCAGAGACATTCCCCCTTCTTGTCCTATATGGACAAAATCACTCTTAGCCAGGCCCACCCAGATCTCTGCATCAAACAAGTCTTAAGAGACTGAAAGGAATGCATTGATTCTACCCTGTCAACAAGGGCTCTGTcccttacctctttttttttctttagggcaatgagggttaagtgagttgcccagggtcacacaactagttaagtgtcaagtggctgagtccggatttgaactcaggtcctcctgaatctagggcgggtgctttatctactgggacacctagctgcccttgtccctTACCTCTTGACTGCCATCCTCCCTCCTGGCCTGCGATGAAGTAGACACCAACAGCAAGGAAGAAAACAGTGATGATTTCAGCTAAGAAAAAGCCTGATAGAGTGGCTGCATCCAGCTTAATACAATTTTGGCACACTGTGAGGGAGGAAAGGGACAAAGACCTTTAATATATATTGGCAAATATTCTCCTTGGTAACTTTTGTCTCCTCACAGGCAGAAGTGTTCCGTCTAGGATAGCTCTTCAGGGCTGTCCCATTGTAGAGTATTAGGAACTacctgaaaaaaaatccctggatTATGTACTTATTGCCTCGGAATGCTCCCCTGATGCATACTGAATACCACTCTCTGTGGAGAAGCAGACTGTCTAGATCTTTTGCCCTTGGCCAATAGCCTCTTAGCTTGTGTTCCCATAGAACAGCCCCACTCTCCCTTAGCTTACAGAAACATTTGAGCTGTCCCATCTTGAGAGGGGGATGGACCCAAGGTAGGGCTAAAGCATAATAGAGTTGGGTAGGCTCCTTTAAGGGAGTTAGGGGGCTGCTGCCTACTACAAGTGCTGCCTTGCAGGCTTTACAACCGATCTCCTCAGCCTCCAGCTCTCTAGCCCAGCATGAccttctcacttctttttttttttttttttcggggcaatgggggttaagtgacttgcccagggtcacacagctagtaagtgtcaagtatccgaggccggatttgacctcaggtacccctgaatccagggccggtgctttatccactgcaacacctagctgcccccctcacttattctttaaaaaaggaaaagcaggaaGAAGTTTACATACTTCTGTAATACACATGAAGTGGGAGTGAGTGCTCTTTGGATCCATTACACCAATACACATTTTGGGGGTCCTTGAAGATACTTCCCAGATTCAGCGTTTTCTTAGTTTCAGTTAGGATCTTTTCCCCCTTCATCCACTGGAcacttttctcatctttcaaGTTGCAGGTCAGTAGTGCGCTCCCATCTTGTTGATTGTCATCCAAGCGCACTGGCTTTTGTCCTGAGTTATGAAAAGTCACATGCTTGTGATTGATCTCACCTCTACAACATGTCCCctaaccatttccttttttttttctttttagagaatacttttattgtttgttttttaaggtgcctagtttctgtcttttttttttttcttttccgaggcaatgagggttaagtgactttcccagggtcacacagctagtaaatgtcaagtgtctgaggccagatttgaactcaggtcctccggaatccagggccggtgctttatccactgtgccatctagctgcccccatggtaaccattttctttcttttttttttttttttttgtggggcaatgggggttaagtgacttgcccagggtcacacagctagtaagtgccaagtgtctgagaccggatttgaactcaggtactcctgaatccagggccagtgctttatccactgcaccacctagctgccccccgtggTAACCATTTTCAAGAAAAAATGGCTGCTAAGTGCTAGAGTCCCATTTTTCAGGTGTGTGGGGCacaatttcttccatttctccctttctcttgccTCTTCCCCACTTCCCACCTGCCCTTGTCCCACAAAGAACAGGTGAATTCACAGAGCCTTAGCCTAATTGTTGGAAACTGAGGGGTCTAGTCTGAGCAGGTTCCCCACTCATCTCATTATCGGTTCCTAGATCCTAGATATGaagatggaaggaacctcaaaagcAATCTAGTTCagtcccctattttacagataaggaaactaaggtccagggaggttaaggaacttgtccaaggtcatataggtagtaattatcagaaatgggatttgaactcagttcttctgacttcTGAGCCATCATTCCTTTCCACTGTCTGATCTTGCTTACAGTGTGTGAGGACAAAAAGAGGACATTTCTCCTACCGTGATTTGCCTGGGCCATGATACctgtggagagaaagaaatagaaagaggggTTAAGATCATCTGGGGAAGGCCTGGATGAAATATAGATAAGTCTCTCATAGTTTTCTTAAACTGGGGCAATGAGTGGCATTGAGCCTGACTTTTGGCTTCAGTTGTCAAATTGGATTCAGGAGCATTTATACAGTCCAAATCTTCATCCCCTGAAACCCTGATTGGAGTTGGGGGCCAGACATGTATATGCCTGCTAAAGGATCAAAATGCTTTTCAGAATTTAAGTTCCATCCAACACTTCTTAAGCCCCtgctgtgctaagtcctgggggaGATATAATGTTCCATTGACAGCCCCTCTTCTCAGAGAGCTTTCAGTCTATTAGAGAGACATGACgtatacacaaataaatagaaTGTGAAACAGTACAAGGTAAGTGCAAAGGTGAGGCACGGTGTGTCACATGAGCTGCTCACATGGCTCCTCAGAGATCTGTTTCAAGTAGAAATCCAAGGTATCCTGTTGGAGCTGGTCACCCAATGATCCCTAGGTTTGTGTACTATCTGTATCTGTACATAAGAGTTCAGACTCAGCACTAGAAACatctggaatcaggatgacctttCGAGAAAGAGCAAATTCTAGCTCTGAGCTGAGTTCAGGATAGTGTGATGCATAGATAGAAGAGAGGGAAGCAAAACCCTTAGCCATGCTGTCTCTTCTTTCCTGGACACTGCAAGGAGGAGCAGAGATCCCTTTCCATTCACTCAGTCTCAGAAAGTTAAAAGCTAAAATGGCCTGTTAGCTTTTCTCTCTGCTCTGCATCAGAGGTTCTTGGGCCTAGATACCCAGTGCCCAATGTAACTCTGCCCTCTGGGCAAGGCAGACATAGGAAGTGTAGGCTGTTAGAACTGGATGTTTTTACATGACAAGACCAATTAGTCGAACACCTTCCAATCCAACTGAAGAAACATCGATTAAATGCCtattctgtgccaggtactggctCTGCTAGGGATTGCAAAGATATTACAAAAATTAACttctggtctcaaggagctcacattctactggaggagaggaggaaggttgGTCATATAAAATGTGCAATGATTATACATGgttatttgaggaggaagagagtatcaggaaaggcttcctggaagaggaggTCCGTGAGCTGAtcattgaaggaagccagagatccTTAGCTcagggcttctgaaacttttcccactcatgacccctttttgccc
This window contains:
- the LOC122749992 gene encoding T-cell surface glycoprotein CD3 gamma chain-like: MKWNWFPAGLVLTIILFPGIMAQANHGQKPVRLDDNQQDGSALLTCNLKDEKSVQWMKGEKILTETKKTLNLGSIFKDPQNVYWCNGSKEHSLPLHVYYRMCQNCIKLDAATLSGFFLAEIITVFFLAVGVYFIAGQEGGWQSRASDKQTLLTNDQLYQPLKDREDDQYSQLQGSHPRKK